From a region of the Danio aesculapii chromosome 4, fDanAes4.1, whole genome shotgun sequence genome:
- the LOC130222387 gene encoding gastrula zinc finger protein XlCGF8.2DB-like, which yields MMIHTGEKPFTCTQCGKSFSQSSYLNKHMRIHSGEKPFTCPQCGKTFSQSSHLNLHVRIHTGEKPYTCTQCGKSFSQSSYLNQHMRIHTGERPFTCTQCGKSFSHPSSLNQHMRIHTGERPFTCTQCGKSFSHPSSLNQHMRIHTGERPFTCTQCGKSFSHPSSLNQHMRIHTGVKPFTCTQCGKSFSQSPHLNKHMKIHTGVRESICAWSVRRLLLQLQN from the coding sequence atgatgatccacactggagagaaaccattcacatgcactcagtgtgggaagagtttcagccaatcatcataccttaataaacacatgaggatccacagtggagagaaacctttcacatgccctcagtgtgggaagactttcagccaatcatcacatctTAATCTACAcgtgaggatccacactggagagaaaccttacacatgcactcagtgtgggaagagttttagccaATCTTCataccttaatcaacacatgaggatccacactggagagaggccattcacatgcactcaatgtgggaagagtttcagccatccatcatcccttaatcaacacatgaggatccacactggagagaggccattcacatgcactcaatgtgggaagagtttcagccatccatcatcccttaatcaacacatgaggatccacactggagagaggccattcacatgcactcaatgtgggaagagtttcagccatccatcatcccttaatcaacacatgaggattcacaccggagtaaaaccattcacatgcactcagtgtgggaagagtttcagccaatcacctcaccttaataaacacatgaagatccacactggtgtgagagagagTATATGCGCttggagtgtgagaagacttttattacagctgcaGAATTGA